Proteins co-encoded in one Myxococcaceae bacterium JPH2 genomic window:
- a CDS encoding DUF2378 family protein: MGEQSQGDVRGLDAAWAKDLSMRLSLALKEDTARGLFFNGAVGAVRALGGDTAVDQCLGAAGEKKFVDFFNYPVAAFLRLAYTAAQLMGPQLGGFDATLRRMGTQATSDFLSSTAGKTLLLLAGDSPKRLVSNLPSGYRAAVSYGERSVEWTGERMGRFVMKRDFMPPSYHEGVLQAVIEAQGGRAVQVRGRQTGALDTEYELSWQ, from the coding sequence ATGGGTGAGCAGTCTCAAGGAGACGTCAGGGGTCTGGATGCGGCGTGGGCGAAGGATTTGTCGATGCGTCTGTCATTGGCGCTGAAGGAAGACACCGCGCGCGGATTGTTCTTCAACGGCGCGGTGGGCGCGGTGCGCGCGCTGGGGGGAGACACCGCCGTGGACCAGTGTCTGGGGGCCGCGGGCGAGAAGAAGTTCGTCGACTTCTTCAACTACCCGGTGGCCGCGTTCCTGCGGCTGGCGTACACGGCCGCGCAGCTCATGGGGCCGCAGCTCGGCGGCTTCGACGCGACGCTGCGGCGCATGGGCACCCAGGCGACCTCGGACTTCCTGTCATCGACGGCGGGAAAGACCTTGCTGCTCCTGGCGGGAGACAGTCCCAAGCGGTTGGTGAGCAACCTGCCTTCTGGGTATCGCGCCGCCGTGAGTTATGGCGAGCGTTCCGTGGAGTGGACCGGAGAGCGCATGGGGCGCTTCGTGATGAAGCGAGACTTCATGCCGCCCTCCTATCATGAAGGTGTCTTGCAGGCAGTCATTGAGGCGCAAGGAGGACGTGCCGTCCAGGTCCGAGGAAGACAGACAGGGGCCTTGGATACGGAATACGAGCTGTCGTGGCAGTAG
- a CDS encoding 3-ketoacyl-ACP synthase, translating into MANRVCLVGAGAFVPTRTISNARITRAIPGWSAERIEEKIGIRERRFLWDFDDERGRAIPPPDDVAGRFYPATNTDMCEVALRQALSRSGVEPVELDALFVVTCTPDAPHFNHDAMALHQRLGLREDAFALVVDDGCGGTPYVLDLVKKMMDGGRFRTVAVVASAFTSPLLNREVYTDELPPGPGRPKALNAYLSMYVFGDGAGAVVLRARPGEEDGPGILKSFSGNAHGELVTRRGGGLLKLPYQPGWTRPSDMAFVVDGFKVARSYPEYMQKCLDTVLGSDPARRRRVHRYYFHQPNKRVMDAFVHRAGLPPEAVACNVDRYGNTSAAGMLILLAEDLEQGRVSLGGGDLVVVAAVGANIHYGAQLIRL; encoded by the coding sequence ATGGCGAACAGGGTCTGTCTTGTGGGAGCGGGTGCGTTTGTTCCGACGCGCACCATCAGCAATGCGCGGATTACCCGGGCCATCCCGGGGTGGTCGGCGGAGCGCATTGAAGAAAAGATAGGCATTCGCGAGCGCCGCTTCCTCTGGGACTTTGACGACGAGCGAGGTCGGGCGATTCCTCCCCCGGACGACGTGGCCGGGCGCTTCTATCCCGCGACGAACACAGACATGTGTGAGGTCGCGCTGCGTCAGGCCCTCTCTCGCTCGGGGGTGGAGCCCGTCGAGCTGGATGCCTTGTTTGTCGTGACGTGCACGCCGGACGCGCCTCATTTCAACCATGACGCCATGGCGCTCCATCAGCGGCTGGGCCTGCGCGAGGACGCGTTCGCGTTGGTGGTGGATGACGGGTGTGGCGGCACGCCGTATGTGTTGGACCTGGTGAAGAAGATGATGGACGGAGGCCGCTTCCGCACGGTCGCGGTGGTGGCGTCCGCCTTCACTTCGCCGCTGCTCAACCGCGAGGTCTACACGGACGAACTCCCCCCGGGCCCGGGGCGCCCCAAGGCGCTCAACGCCTACCTGTCCATGTATGTCTTTGGTGACGGCGCGGGGGCGGTGGTGCTCCGCGCGCGGCCGGGCGAGGAGGACGGGCCGGGAATCCTGAAGTCCTTCTCCGGCAATGCGCACGGCGAGCTGGTGACCCGCCGCGGCGGGGGGCTCCTCAAGCTGCCGTATCAGCCCGGATGGACCCGTCCCTCGGACATGGCCTTCGTGGTGGATGGCTTCAAGGTGGCGCGCAGCTATCCCGAGTACATGCAGAAGTGCCTGGACACGGTGCTGGGCTCGGACCCCGCGCGCCGCCGGCGCGTGCATCGCTATTACTTCCACCAGCCGAACAAGCGGGTGATGGATGCCTTCGTCCACCGCGCGGGGCTGCCGCCGGAGGCGGTGGCGTGCAACGTGGACCGCTATGGCAACACCTCGGCCGCCGGGATGCTGATTCTGCTCGCCGAGGACCTCGAGCAGGGCCGCGTCAGCCTGGGCGGCGGTGATCTGGTGGTCGTGGCCGCGGTGGGCGCGAACATCCACTACGGCGCCCAGCTCATTCGCCTCTAG
- a CDS encoding MASE1 domain-containing protein, translating into MSASSAIPPRLMPLVRLGLFIAVYAVAARMGSLLSFAPEHVSAMWPPSGVALAVLTLSPVREWPWLMLAAVALEPVVTAEAHWPVGPAHFAIACGNMLEAGVGALLLRRAVRLHPAMNRVRDALGLCATALSSPALSASVGVATLVLAGRLTWANAPTVWRVFWVGDAMGILVVAPLLFTWNARRGATASRQRPWELALLLVALGAATHAVFRAAPSTTTSFHPLSYLAFPFLLWAALRFDARGAATATAVLSAVSLWHTSLGSGPFAGPQPNLNLSFLQSFLAAASVSGLMLAGALGERRRAQDEVSHLNTELRQSLDRLAATQAALVRRERMAALGELSATVAHEVRNPLGAIANALAAFRRMHTPPPGSTADTLLAVMDEEVHRLDHIVNDMLDFTRPMEPRLQAQSLEPLVEGALTSALRTGPPGLEVVRDLDAALPPAAVDAQLLHVALTNLFHNALQAMSAGGTLTVRLTSDLRGGTPHARLSISDTGHGISPELQARVFEPFFTTRATGTGLGLAIVRRIVDSHHGTVAVHSLPGQGTTFTLWLPYLGPALDAVA; encoded by the coding sequence GTGTCCGCGTCCTCCGCCATCCCGCCTCGACTCATGCCGCTCGTGCGGCTGGGGCTATTCATTGCGGTGTACGCGGTGGCGGCGCGGATGGGCAGCCTGCTGTCCTTCGCGCCCGAGCATGTGTCCGCCATGTGGCCTCCCAGCGGGGTGGCGCTCGCGGTGCTGACGCTGAGTCCCGTGCGGGAGTGGCCGTGGCTGATGCTCGCCGCCGTCGCGCTGGAGCCCGTGGTGACGGCGGAGGCGCACTGGCCCGTGGGGCCCGCCCACTTCGCCATCGCCTGCGGCAACATGCTGGAGGCCGGGGTGGGGGCGCTGCTGCTGCGCCGCGCCGTGCGCCTGCATCCCGCCATGAATCGGGTGCGCGACGCGCTCGGGCTGTGCGCGACGGCGCTGTCCAGCCCCGCGCTCAGCGCCTCGGTGGGTGTCGCGACGTTGGTGCTCGCGGGCCGGCTCACCTGGGCGAATGCACCGACCGTCTGGCGCGTGTTCTGGGTGGGCGATGCCATGGGCATCCTCGTGGTGGCGCCGCTCCTCTTCACCTGGAATGCCCGGCGCGGAGCCACCGCCAGCCGTCAGCGTCCCTGGGAGCTGGCCCTGCTGCTCGTGGCGTTGGGCGCGGCCACGCACGCGGTGTTTCGCGCGGCGCCCTCCACCACCACGTCCTTCCACCCGCTCAGCTACCTGGCCTTCCCCTTCCTTCTCTGGGCCGCGCTCCGCTTCGATGCGCGGGGCGCCGCCACCGCCACGGCCGTCCTCTCCGCGGTGTCGCTCTGGCACACGTCTCTGGGCAGCGGCCCCTTCGCGGGGCCGCAGCCGAACCTCAACCTCTCCTTCCTCCAGTCCTTCCTCGCCGCCGCCAGCGTGTCCGGCCTGATGCTGGCGGGCGCGCTGGGCGAGCGCCGGCGGGCCCAGGACGAGGTGAGTCACCTCAACACGGAGCTGCGGCAGTCACTCGACAGGCTGGCCGCCACGCAGGCCGCGCTCGTGCGACGCGAGCGCATGGCCGCGCTGGGCGAGTTGAGCGCCACGGTGGCGCACGAGGTCCGCAATCCCCTGGGCGCCATCGCCAATGCCCTGGCGGCCTTTCGCCGCATGCACACGCCCCCACCGGGCAGCACCGCGGACACGCTGCTGGCCGTCATGGACGAGGAGGTCCACCGCCTGGACCACATCGTCAATGACATGCTCGATTTCACTCGCCCCATGGAGCCCCGGCTGCAGGCCCAGTCACTGGAGCCCTTGGTGGAAGGCGCGCTCACCTCGGCCCTGCGCACCGGGCCGCCCGGCCTCGAGGTGGTGCGCGATCTGGATGCGGCCCTGCCTCCCGCCGCGGTGGACGCCCAGCTGCTCCATGTGGCGCTCACCAATCTCTTCCACAACGCGCTTCAGGCCATGTCCGCGGGAGGCACCCTGACGGTGCGACTCACCTCGGACCTGCGCGGGGGGACGCCTCACGCCCGGCTCAGCATCTCCGACACGGGGCACGGCATCTCCCCGGAGCTGCAGGCGCGTGTCTTCGAGCCCTTCTTCACCACCCGCGCCACGGGCACCGGCCTGGGACTGGCCATCGTGCGGCGCATCGTGGACAGCCACCACGGCACTGTCGCCGTCCACAGCCTGCCCGGGCAGGGCACCACGTTCACGCTCTGGTTGCCCTACCTGGGTCCTGCGCTCGACGCGGTGGCGTGA
- a CDS encoding vegetative protein, with protein MAISLESELREVVRREVAAQLAPLNQAVGRMARNLDALDLLRVVTRRLGSLSSRLGSIAGVRTAAVALPVAPTRGRGRPPAKATKPEVVPSNKPAARGRAVVTEHGSRACAVIGCKRPSRSKGYCSAHYQKLRLLIRTGRRPSDWMDDAKAQSVREVTLPRGRAGSQALKEVVAKPAAPATPPKPKAWVRKKGAGGMVSLN; from the coding sequence ATGGCCATCTCTCTTGAGAGTGAACTCCGTGAAGTGGTGCGGCGCGAAGTCGCTGCGCAGCTGGCTCCGCTGAACCAGGCGGTGGGTCGCATGGCGCGCAACTTGGACGCCCTCGACCTGCTCCGCGTGGTGACGCGCCGGCTGGGCTCGCTGTCGAGCCGTCTCGGTTCCATCGCGGGGGTACGGACGGCCGCAGTGGCCCTCCCCGTCGCTCCCACGCGGGGCCGAGGACGGCCGCCCGCGAAGGCGACGAAGCCCGAGGTGGTCCCCTCCAACAAGCCCGCCGCGCGCGGTCGTGCGGTCGTTACCGAGCACGGCTCGCGAGCCTGCGCGGTGATTGGGTGCAAGCGCCCCAGCCGTTCGAAGGGCTACTGCTCGGCGCACTACCAGAAGCTCCGGCTGCTCATCCGCACGGGCCGCCGCCCGAGCGACTGGATGGATGACGCCAAGGCGCAGTCGGTTCGCGAGGTCACGCTGCCCCGCGGCCGTGCTGGCAGTCAGGCCCTGAAGGAAGTCGTGGCGAAGCCCGCCGCGCCGGCCACGCCGCCCAAGCCCAAGGCCTGGGTCCGCAAGAAGGGCGCTGGCGGCATGGTGTCGCTGAACTGA
- a CDS encoding MoxR family ATPase, whose amino-acid sequence MTQAPAPVRFKGTDTYLTNESLQAAVNCALTLQRPLLVKGEPGTGKTLLAEAIAESLGHRLLTWHVKSTTRAQDGLYVYDTVQRLYDSRFGDGDVRDIRRYIRMGPLGEAFSSPERVVLLIDEVDKADLEFPNDLLHELDRMRFRVSETNDDVAAKHRPVVVITSNNEKELPDAFLRRCVFHFIDFPDTELMKRIVGVHHPGLDESLSEQALKVFYELRNLTRLRKRPSTSELIDWIAVLKANGVSSLKLDEGLPFVGALLKKEQDLVAVAEAFGRGRRTRA is encoded by the coding sequence ATGACTCAGGCCCCTGCCCCCGTCCGCTTCAAAGGCACTGATACCTACCTCACCAACGAGAGCCTCCAGGCCGCGGTCAACTGCGCGCTCACGCTCCAGCGCCCGCTGCTGGTGAAGGGCGAGCCCGGCACGGGGAAGACCCTGCTGGCCGAGGCCATCGCGGAGAGCCTGGGGCACCGACTGCTGACCTGGCACGTGAAGAGCACCACGCGCGCGCAGGACGGCCTGTATGTCTATGACACCGTCCAGCGCCTGTATGACTCGCGCTTCGGCGACGGGGACGTGCGAGACATCCGCCGATACATCCGCATGGGCCCCCTGGGCGAGGCCTTCTCCTCGCCCGAGCGCGTGGTGCTGCTCATCGACGAGGTGGACAAGGCGGACCTCGAGTTCCCCAACGACCTGCTCCACGAGCTGGACCGGATGCGCTTCCGCGTGTCGGAGACGAATGACGACGTGGCCGCGAAGCACCGCCCGGTGGTCGTCATCACCAGCAACAACGAGAAGGAGCTGCCGGACGCCTTCCTGCGCCGGTGCGTGTTCCACTTCATCGACTTCCCGGACACGGAGCTGATGAAGCGCATCGTCGGCGTGCACCACCCGGGCCTGGACGAGTCGCTGTCGGAGCAGGCGCTCAAGGTCTTCTACGAGCTGCGCAACCTCACCCGGCTGCGCAAGCGCCCGTCCACCAGCGAACTCATCGACTGGATCGCCGTGCTCAAGGCAAACGGCGTGTCGAGCCTCAAGCTCGACGAGGGCCTGCCCTTCGTGGGCGCGCTCCTGAAGAAGGAGCAGGACCTGGTGGCCGTGGCGGAGGCCTTTGGACGCGGCCGTCGCACGCGGGCCTGA